DNA from Elaeis guineensis isolate ETL-2024a chromosome 2, EG11, whole genome shotgun sequence:
ATGGACcgtcgaagactgtacaacccaTTCTAGAACCTCTATGTGGCCATCTCCTCGAAGGTCGGACGGCTAGCCTCCTCGTCCTGAGAAGTTTTGAATCAATAGTACCCCTACAAGTAGAAGCAATCATGTatgaataaatagaatacaaacttatcgtgaatttaaaaattaaacatctttgacttatcaGGAATATCTCTTAAGTTGCATCATGAGCGCTTGATGGCCAAATAGAGAACTCATTCATTGGCCCTGgcatcaatcatcggatgatgCCAGTAACCACACGAGGTACCCCAGGCTCTGTAAATATgctgcaaaatttattttgaacaataaatattataCTCTAAAATGGCTAAAATTTAAACATATTCGTGAAGATATATAGTACTTACGTGTGGCTGAATGTGGACGAGCTCTTTATCCTTTGACTGAATCGGAGGTGCCATGAATCGGATGGATTCTCTATCACACTGCTGACTTTGAGAGTTGGACGCTGCTCCATGTGAATGTGGGGTCACTACACTGCTGACTTTGAGAGTTGGACGCTGCTCCATGTGaatgtggggtcactggtgaccccacGTCGTCTGAATCTGAGAGTATCAAGAtattataaagaatattatattagataataaaagataaaataatataaaaaagaatatttaaagtattaaaatttatgatatgatatgtgTGCTGCAGAACCATACGAGCTGGCTAGATGAAAGCTCTCTCCTCATCTGTGATGGCTTCAGCATCGGAAAGCCATGTACCGTAGATCAAGGACAACgttaaagaagttatatatgtttataaaatctaattgagtatatatgaataaagtcgagtatatatatattcataaaatataaTCTTCGGCATCCATCAGCTTCGAGACATCATATggatagaagaaaaagaggccatagcAATTTATGGAGCCAGttccttcaatatccatttagtttgaattataattaggaaaaataagaaggcaactatAAGAATATAGGGGCATTAAAGTCAATTCGACTTCCACCACATCTGATACCAtccatttaaaatgatgcaagacaagTATTTAGATATTTGGTACCCTTCGGATGTTTAGTATCCTTCAGATGGGTGGCAATGAAAGATAAGTATTGAAAATGAGTTAAAGGTCCAGAAGTTCATCACAACCAAGGAGCACTACTCATCGActtcttcagatgtttggtactctttggatttttcatctgattcttcctcttcttctacttcttcctctacttcctcttcttcaccttcttggatAGGATGCTTCTtaaaaataaactcaatatgatctaCCTCCTTATGTTGGTCATCATGTAAGAGAATTTTTAGAGCATCTAATTCTGTATCTATTAAATGCTGATGAACTCCTAATGTTTCATCATCCTAAAAGTATTTTGGTAAAtgaggcttttcttcttctttgagctCGTAATGAACAGTTAGAGACTTAACCTTATATATAGCCTAccaatttttctttcctctcttttttgatggaaaaggagtataatacacttgaacaGCTTGTCAGGCTAACACAAAGAGGtcattgacatatgcttttgatctatatttgatttcaataagttcGTACCATAGATTAACCTTCATATAATTATCGGTATCAAACTATCGACACTTAAACAAAATGATACTATTATCTCTAAGATaagtcaacttgatcacttcttcgaggattTCATAGTGTCGAGGGCCGAATCTAGGGTCTAAAAATCCAATCGTTAAGCTATTCCGACTTTCATCGGAGTAGATGAGCGGATCAGAGCCGGTCCGACAGTGGTTCAACCTCGAAATCCTACCATCGAAGGCAGTAGGACTACTCTCGTCGGAGAGCTTCCCAAAGTGGTTCCACCTCTccagaataatattaatttaaataatattattagtaatattattaagattaataataatattattaatattattaaaattaataataatattattaaaattaatattattattaaattaattttaaatttaaatatttaaaatttagaaaGATGGGAATGGGGTGTGGCGACGGTGACGGAGCCATCGCGATCACCATTGCTAATACTCATAGTGCAACGGTGGCGTGGGTCCAGTGACGCAGTGCTTCGGTGGCTCGTGCTCTGGTGGTTGGGCACTCTGAAAGAGGGAGGTGGGGCCGTAGGTTTGGTTCGACAAGGGGAGGGGcgggggaagaagggggagaCGGTGAGGGGTCTGACCTAGCAAGGGGAGGGGTGGGGGGAGAAGGAGGAGACCACTGCTGGTTCGGTCCGATAAGTGCAGGGGcgaggggagaagggggaggcgaTGGTGGGTCCGATCTGGCAAGGAGAGGGGCAGGGAGAGAATGGAGAGGCAGCAGGGGTTCCAATCCGGTTAGAGGAGGCAATGGGGGGATAATGGAGAGGCGGCAGGGGGATAACGGAGAGGCAGCTGGGGGTTCGATCCAGCAAGAAAAGCGATcaggggagaagggggaggcgtGCGGGTGCACGGGAAGAAGGGGGAGGTTGCTTCGGGAAGAAGGGGTGAGCTCGAAAAGCTGGGGGAGCCCGGATCTGAGGTGGCTCTGGCTGTGTGGGGGCTAGGGGGAGGAGTTCCAGGGCAAAATGAGGACTGAAggcgggggaggagagaggagaagGCGACCGATGGAATCGAGCCCATCGCGGACTTGGAGATATTTAGAGCATTATTATTAGTGACGACTAAGTTGCGTTGCTAAAGTTGTCGCTAACAATGATTTAATTTTATAGCGGCagctttccatcgctaataatacaaAACGCCATCGTTAATAAATCTGTAGAGTGGAGGAAAAAtctggagaaaaaaatttaggattattagcgacagtaaattaccattgctaataagataaatCTGTTGctaataatcttaaaaataaattaaaaaaataaaattacttgatTATTAGAGACGATAAAATACCGTCACTGATAAGATAACCTCGTTGCTAATAATCTTAGAGTCATATTAAAAAAGTTacttgattattagcgatggtaaaataCTGTTGCTAATATGGTAACtctatcactaataatcttaaaatcaaattaaaaaaaataaaattattttttattagagaTATAATTTACCGTCACTAAAAGTTAAAATTGTCattactaatatattttttttacgatAGTAAATTTGTTGATCATCATTTGCTgtcgataaaaattattattaacaatgataaaattatcgtcgttagtatttattaataaaaaaatatttttttgatagtgcAGATTTGTAGGAGATAATGGATATTGATTGGTTCTAGATATAGTGTGAAGAGACCGGCGATAATGACATTCTCGAATTGAGGCTATCCGTAAGTCTCTTAAAGGTTCTACTTTTATCTTGTACGTAAATCTGCCCCTTAACTCCATAGACACTTGGCAAATGTTAGAAAACCAATTTTTTGTCTAGTTTTATAAATTGAGCAAGAAATTTTCATTGCTTATTTAACTAGATTGACTCAACAATTTGGTGAATCGGTCAAGAAATATATGATGATATTCAAAAGGGCAATAAATAGGGGTTATGTATCACCAAGGGAGGTCAAAGTATGTTAAAATTGTACAAAACAACCTCCACTTAGGACTAGAAAAGAAATTTGCAGGTTAAGAGTTATTTGACCTATTTTAATTAACCATGCTAGTTATTAATTATGAAACTAGTTTAAGAGAAGAGGACCAAAGGAAAACATCTAAAAAGATCTATGTGAGGGATCTGAATTATGAAATTTCAGCTGTTGATGTCGATTTAGAAATCATATCTATCGGTGTAGAAGATATTGAAGTAGATGTTGCCAAAATTTTAACTAGTAAATCTTATATTTGTAGAGAACTTAGCAGGCCAAATGTTTAAGTTTAgtcagaaaaaaattatttgacatcATCCAAGGATGATATTAAATATCCATTTGATATTTCTAAAATTGAGCAAATATTTAATCACCtatcaaaagttggataaatgaaGCTACCTAAAGGCCATAAAATTCTCTCTTCCGAAGAGCCAAAGGGTAAAAGATATTGCAAAGAGCATAATTGGTGGAGCCATAACACTAATAATTGTATAGTGTTTTAATACCATCCAAAAAGCTATTATTGAAGGgagacttaattttttttaagaaagataaAGATATAATGTTACTTGATGGTGACCCATTTCCTAATATGGTCGTTAATATAATGACCGCAGGCTTGTCAATGATCTAAAGTAATATGAAAAGAAGATTGACGGTTGTTGAATCCTAGCTAGACCAAGATCCAAACTTGATTTGTGGAAGCAAAGTTTAAAGACCTACAACATTAGAATTTGTTGCATATTAAAGTACCATTTAGATTTTGTAgaggaattttttgatttaaagttATGGTTTATTATATCTATTCAAAACTTattcataatataaaatatactcATTTCAAATAGatcatgatattttatattttgataattaattattttataaaaaatcaatcatattctTTTTAATAAAAAACAGAAAAGTAAATaacttcattttattttttgaaaaattttatttaaaatatttataataatctcaatatatttttataattgtatatccatttttcaaagtcttttaaaatagataatttatgattttttattcatattataattaaaatataatatataatcaattttattaaatttCTCTCTAATAAAAATAAGTATTAGAGATTCCTTTTTCACGAGAacaaataaaagatattatgcACCATTCTATATTAATAAAGTATCAATCATACaccttttattaattaataaatatgaatttttttaattcatgtgtacacaataataaataattatcggcacataaatataaatatatgtagatataataaatctgttttttttttttttttatcaatatatataataaaactgCGCGCAGCAACTACTGTAAATATGTGTGCGCGAAAACGCTTGACCTTGTGTGAAACATGCATGCAACAGGGTGCGACAGCCGTCACGTGCTGTTTAAGAGTACGGCGGCACCTTAAGTGCTGCATTCTTTTATTATTCAATTATTTCAAATCTCAGAGGCCTACAGAGCAGCTCGTGAGCCTGTTTACGTCCACTTTATTTAGTAGTTTACCAGCTCCAAGGAGTCTAATATGCTTGAAACCTCGCTTGCATGGGCGAACGCAGGACCTCAAGGGCAGAAGGTAACCTTGTAGTTGGTCCCCCCGGGGCAAGTGAAGGTGCTGGTCTGGTCGTCCTTGGGGTAACTGTACGCATCCGGGCATCTCTCCTTAAAGAACCTGGAATAGTTGGTCGGTCCGCAGCTCCCGGAGTTGCAGCAATACTCATTAGTCTTGAAGACGGTGCACGGGTTGTTGCAACCGCCGGGAGCTTTGAGCTCGTTGGGGCACTGCCCGACGATGTCGGCCGTGCACCGGATCCCCCTGCTGCAGCCCGAGGTCGGGCTGAAGTCCATCGGCACGTTGAAGCCGTCGACGAGGGAGATGTCGATGAAGTCGAGGTTCTGGAACTGGTTGAGGGCGAACTCGGCGAGGGTGTTGGGCGGGCTGCCGTAGGCCGTGCAGGCAAGTTTACCACCGCAGTCACCGGTCTGGCAGTGCCCGTTGCCGTTGCCGTCGAACGAACAGCCGGTGCGAGCCCTGACGCGGCCACCGGTAGTGCCGGGGTTGACGTTGATGGGCCAGGACTGGCCGCGGTCGAGCTGGCGACCACCGCCGGGGACCATCTTGGGCCTTGTTCACATGCATTTCTCACTGAAAAAGAGCTCGACCTAATTGTGGCTTTATGTCTCTATTCAAGTTGGAGTTTATGAGTGCTAACACGGACGTTCTCATATCTACACCTATCATCATGAGCTGTACTTCTCTTGCGTGAGGAGTCAGCATCCTTGTGCTGATCAATGTCTAGGTTGCTGGTGCCAATTTTCTTCCATGGATGTGTCCCATACGCTCAATCTGACGATGGTGTCCTTGGATGATGGTCCAAGGTCGGCCTGCTAAGAAAACTGATCGAGTAAATTATGGCGGCCTTCGAGCGCAAGAAATTATTAACCTCGCTGGCTTGTCCGCAGATAAAACAGAATTTAGCAATGCTGCATTCATGAATGAACGAGTCTTCTACCCCCTTGCCGTATGGTTATCCTTTTTCATAATGGCTTTGCAAGGACTTTCGGGCAAAAAAGTAGATCAAGTGTGGAAAAGTCTTCTTGGGATTAGTCTCGTATTCCCTCCCGCTTTTCTCGTGATTCTGTTGGAGTCTTCGGCACCCAACAACGGGTCCAGAATTGGAGATTCAAAAATATCGTTATTGTTGGAAAATCTTCCATGCGTCACCTTCCAAATTCAATACGCATGGCTAAGTCGATCTCCGAAAAGGTCACATGCCCCAGTTATTAGGATGATGATGACAACACTTCTGCCGTAGGATAAGGGTGGCCTTGCTTCATCAAGGCCACGTGGAAGGTTTTCTAACATATTCCACAGCGAAGCGGACAGTTGCCAACCTAAAGACAAAGTCAAGGAGAGCAAGAGTTTATCTTCAATTGAGAGACCTTAGGATATCTGCTTTTATCCGAGAATTCTTCTCTctctgctattttttttttttgttttcaattGGAAGGTTGGATTAACCACCCGATTAGTTTATCAAGGAAAATGTTGTAGCACTCTGCCAAAACAGGAAAAGCTTCCCAAGGAGTAGGCTATATAGGGATAATTGAGATCTCCTTAGACTGTAGATTAATTAAATATATGTTTCTGCTTACAAAGAATTGATCAGTTGTAAAACTATTGAAAGAGTCTTGAGGAATGCTGATCTCAATAATAATAGCACGCTCCAAGATATTGAAAAGGTCTCAAAttactaaaaaaattatcataactaGTATATTTCATACTATATTTAATAGACTGAAGAATAATTAAAAAGAATACAGGGTCACATATATAATATACTTGTGTGAAATGCCATCTCAGGTCATGCTTACATTTCCaactcaaaatgagctgaaaaagcATCAAAGCAAGTTTTTAATCTCAAACATGAGTAAAAAGTGAATATTCCACATATTTTTGTAAAAGAAACAAAAGCTCGAGATACTCTTGATGTCATATAATGTTGCCGCAAGAATGTTGATGTGGATCGCCTCCATGGACTTGCAAGTTAACAGACAAAGGGTGAAGGCTCTCTAGATTGGCTATAGTCAAGCGATCCAATCTTTAAGTTCGCAAAGATTTATAGattgaaaatgaagaagaaaaaaaaaaattaataattgagaGGCAGAATCTCCCTCAGCCAAgttgatttttgattcattaCCTTTTCTTAAGTAGACGTATTTATAGCTGGAATCTGAATCTTCTAGAATTGCATTCTAACAAACTCGAAATTATTCTATATATAATAGACTACTGACATGGCGCAATAACCCTAGGGATATGTCGCAACAACTTGGCATACAGTGGGACTAGGCACATCTTTGAGGTACTGGAAGTTAAGCTGCTCCTTCTACGGGGAAGCTTTGCTTTGTCATCTAGGTGGTGGAGCTGAGCTTGGAGGAGATCAACCTTAGGGGTTGAATGATTTTGCTTTGTTGGGTCTGTTCTCCATAGCCAACTGAGGAGATTGCGATGTGCTAGACAACATGGGCCATGTGCTGGACAAATACTTATATGCTACATCAAACTGATTATTAATTGCTACAATACTGACCCCCTTACTTCTGACCTAGAAGTGTTGTCTTCATTCAATCGAAGAAAGTATGTAATGTCCAAGTGCTCTGAGATAAGTCTTCCTGGCCGAATGTTTCCAAATCTGTGTAAATCTAGGTACAGAGAGTGAAAAGGAAAGGTTGAAGAGGGATTTCAAGTAAATCTAAGAGGAAAATAGGGAGAGAAGGAGGAGAATTCAGAGAGGAGAAGGAGGGGTCCAGAAGCAGATTAGAGatgatgaaaagaaaaatttagaagaaaataTTCATTCATTGCTTGCCTCTTTAATTTTCTGTTACATACTATTTACACTTTAGTTGTTAAACTGAGATTACAGTGAATGGATCTGGATGGGCTTCTATCGTCTTGGGCCTGGGCTGTAAATATTTGCTTCTTAATGGGTTCGGATTTTGGATTTGGGTTTTACTTGTTACCCACATTCTAATGGATCCCAGATATTTGGGTTATATCGGTTGAACTCTCTGGAATCCCCTAATCCTGTCTTGTCCAacattctctctttttctcttctcgatTGCAAATCTTAGCCGCCATCTAGGGTTTCATTTCCTTCGTTGGTTTCAGATCGGTACTCCAGATGGATAAGAAGCTCTTCCAATCCCTTACACTGAGGTTCCTTCATAGATAAGTGCtctatccttcttttttttttttttttgctatttctttcttttatacACTAAAGTTCTCTCTTTTATTTGCAGAGGGTGTTGCATCCCCTCCTACTTCAAAGGATCCTCATCCTCAAGGATCAAATTAAGGGTAGAGGCTCTTGAGGACCCAGTAGTCCTCCCAGGTAGCTTCTTCCTCGCTGAGGTTACTCCATTTGATCAACACTTGGGTAATAGCTCTGTTCTCTTGACGGATCATTCTACGGTCCAAAATCCTTTCTAGTTATGCTAATACCTGTTCGTCTTCTCTAATGAGGAGAACTGTTTGTGAGGCTTGCTATGGGTTCTGAATCCCTCTCTTAagtagaaaaatatgaaaaatgggGTGTATTTAGGATCCTTCAAAAAGTTGTAACCTATGAGCCATAGGTCCGATCCTTTCTGATATTTTGAAGGGACCGTAGTATTGTGAGGTAAGTTTGAGGTTCTTGCAGATGGCTACTGTGCTTTGCCTATATGGTTGAAGCTTGAGGTATACCATATCTCCTTCTTTATACTCTTTATCCATGCTTCTCTTGTCTGCATTTTGTTTTATGCGGTCTTGAGCTTCTCTGAATTTGTCTCTTAgcatgtgtatcatttgatttcttTCCTTGTTCCTATCTTCTACGGTAATGTATATGTCCATTCCCATATTAATTATTGGATACATAGGGGTGGGTGACCATACAAGGCCTAATAGGATGTCATCCTTAGGATGG
Protein-coding regions in this window:
- the LOC140855551 gene encoding thaumatin-like protein, which codes for MVPGGGRQLDRGQSWPINVNPGTTGGRVRARTGCSFDGNGNGHCQTGDCGGKLACTAYGSPPNTLAEFALNQFQNLDFIDISLVDGFNVPMDFSPTSGCSRGIRCTADIVGQCPNELKAPGGCNNPCTVFKTNEYCCNSGSCGPTNYSRFFKERCPDAYSYPKDDQTSTFTCPGGTNYKVTFCP